From Phragmites australis chromosome 5, lpPhrAust1.1, whole genome shotgun sequence, a single genomic window includes:
- the LOC133918565 gene encoding copper-transporting ATPase HMA4 encodes MEQNGESHLKEPLLPASDGGSGASPARASPRKEKKTRKATFSVRGMSCASCAVSIETVVAGLKGVESIQVSALQGQAVVQYRAEETDARTIKEAIEDLNFEVDELQEQEIAVCRLRIKGMACTNCSESVERALQMVPGVKKAAVGLALEEAKVHYDPNVTSRDLIIEAVEDAGFGADLISSGDDVNKVHLKLEGVNSPEDTKFIQSVLEAAEGVNNVEWDTVEQTIKVVYDPDVTGPRLLIQCIQDAAKPPKCFNASLHSPPKQREAERNHEIRNYRSQFLWSCLFSVPVFLFSMVLPMISPYGDWLSYRICNNMTIGMLLRWLLCSPVQFIVGQRFYIGAYHALKRGYSNMDVLVALGTNAAYFYSVYIVLKALTSDSFEGQDFFETSSMLISFILLGKYLEVVAKGKTSDALSKLTELAPETACLLTFDKDGNAISETEISTQLLQRNDVIKIVPGEKVPVDGVVIKGQSHVNESMITGEARPIAKKPGDRVIGGTVNDNGCIIVKVTHVGSETALSQIVQLVEAAQLARAPVQKLADKISRFFVPTVVVAAFLTWLGWFIPGHLHLYPQQWIPKAMDSFELALQFGISVLVVACPCALGLATPTAVMVATGKGASQGVLIKGGNALEKAHKVKVIIFDKTGTLTVGKPSVVQTKVFSKIPLLELCDLAAGAEANSEHPLSKAIVEHTKKLREQYASHSDHMMESKDFEVHPGAGVSANVEGKLVLVGNKRLMQEFEVLLSPEVEAYMSETEELARTCVLVAIDKIICGALAVSDPLKPEAGRVISYLNSMGISSIMVTGDNWATAKSIAKEVGISAVFAEIDPVGKAEKIKDLQMQGLTVAMVGDGINDSPALAAADVGMAIGAGTDVAIEAADIVLMKSSLEDVITAIDLSRKTLSRIRLNYVWALGYNVLGMPVAAGVLFPFMGIRLPPWLAGACMAASSVSVVCSSLLLQLYKKPLHIEDASVPGPRDGSDLV; translated from the exons GCAAGAACCATTAAAGAAGCTATTGAAGACCTCAACTTTGAGGTCGATGaacttcaagaacaagaaattGCTGTGTGCAGGCTTCGGATAAAAGGAATGGCTTGTACAAACTGTTCTGAATCTGTCGAACGGGCACTTCAAATGGTACCTGGAGTGAAAAAAGCTGCAGTGGGGCTTGCCCTAGAGGAAGCTAAGGTCCACTATGATCCAAATGTCACTAGTCGTGATCTTATAATTGAGGCTGTTGAAGATGCTGGATTCGGGGCTGATCTCATTAGTTCTGGGGACGATGTGAACAAAGTGCATCTAAAACTTGAGGGTGTGAATTCTCCAGAAGACACCAAATTCATTCAGTCAGTACTGGAAGCTGCAGAAGGGGTGAACAATGTTGAATGGGACACAGTGGAGCAGACAATAAAAGTTGTATATGACCCTGATGTCACTGGTCCACGATTACTTATTCAGTGCATTCAGGACGCTGCAAAGCCCCCTAAATGCTTTAATGCTAGCTTGCACTCACCACCAAAACAAAGAGAAGCAGAGCGCAATCATGAAATTAGGAATTACAGGAGCCAATTTCTCTGGAGTTGTCTGTTTTCGGTTCCCGTGTTCCTGTTCTCCATGGTTCTTCCCATGATTTCTCCTTACGGGGATTGGTTGTCTTATAGAATCTGCAACAACATGACGATAGGTATGCTGCTGCGGTGGTTGCTATGTTCTCCAGTCCAGTTTATTGTTGGTCAGAG GTTTTACATTGGAGCTTATCATGCACTGAAACGAGGATACTCAAACATGGATGTGCTGGTTGCTTTGGGAACAAATGCTGCCTACTTCTATTCTGTGTATATAGTTCTGAAAGCACTAACATCAGACTCATTTGAAGGACAAGATTTTTTTGAAACTAGTTCTATGTTGATATCTTTTATATTGCTGGGGAAATATCTGGAGGTGGTGGCAAAGGGAAAGACGTCTGATGCTTTGTCAAAGTTGACGGAACTTGCACCAGAAACAGCTTGTCTTCTTACCTTCGACAAGGATGGAAATGCCATTTCAGAAACGGAGATCAGCACCCAATTACTTCAAAGAAATGATGTCATTAAGATTGTACCTGGTGAAAAAGTCCCTGTTGATGGCGTTGTCATCAAAGGCCAAAGCCATGTCAATGAAAGTATGATAACTGGGGAAGCAAGGCCTATAGCCAAGAAACCAGGAGACAGG GTTATTGGGGGGACTGTAAACGATAACGGTTGCATAATTGTTAAGGTCACTCATGTTGGGTCAGAAACAGCACTGTCGCAAATTGTTCAGTTGGTTGAAGCTGCTCAACTTGCAAGAGCTCCAGTGCAGAAATTGGCAGACAAGATTTCAAGGTTTTTTGTTCCAACT GTTGTGGTGGCTGCATTTCTTACATGGCTTGGTTGGTTCATACCTGGGCACCTTCACCTCTACCCCCAACAATGGATTCCGAAGGCCATGGATAGCTTTGAGCTTGCTCTGCAGTTTGGAATTTCTGTTCTAGTTGTTGCATGCCCATGCGCTCTGGGTCTGGCTACACCAACTGCTGTTATGGTTGCCACTGGAAAAGGTGCGTCTCAAGGTGTTCTCATCAAGGGTGGAAATGCACTCGAGAAAGCTCACAAG GTTAAAGTTATCATATTTGATAAAACTGGAACCCTGACTGTTGGTAAACCTTCTGTCGTTCAAACAAAAGTCTTCTCGAAGATACCACTTCTAGAACTGTGCGATTTGGCTGCTGGTGCTGAG GCAAACAGTGAGCATCCTCTATCAAAAGCTATAGTTGAGCACACAAAGAAGCTCAGGGAACAATATGCATCTCACAGTGACCACATGATGGAATCGAAGGACTTTGAGGTGCATCCAGGGGCAGGGGTCAGTGCCAACGTTGAAGGCAAGCTGGTTTTGGTTGGAAATAAGAGGCTCATGCAAGAATTTGAAGTTCTATTGAGCCCGGAAGTGGAGGCATACATGTCCGAAACTGAAGAGCTTGCTAGGACCTGTGTGCTTGTTGCTATCGATAAGATTATCTGCGGGGCTCTTGCTGTGTCGGATCCTCTGAAGCCTGAGGCAGGCCGTGTCATTTCGTACCTTAACTCAATGGGCATCTCCAGTATcatggtgacaggtgataatTGGGCTACAGCGAAATCCATAGCAAAGGAAGTCGGGATCAGCGCTGTATTTGCTGAGATCGATCCGGTTGGAAAAGCTGAAAAGATCAAGGACCTGCAG ATGCAAGGGTTGACGGTGGCGATGGTTGGCGATGGGATCAATGACTCGCCAGCCCTGGCGGCAGCAGATGTGGGCATGGCAATTGGTGCTGGCACCGACGTCGCCATTGAGGCCGCTGACATCGTCCTGATGAAGAGCAGCCTCGAGGACGTGATCACCGCCATTGATCTCTCACGGAAGACCCTGTCAAGGATCCGGCTGAACTACGTCTGGGCCCTGGGTTACAACGTCCTGGGCATGCCAGTCGCCGCTGGCGTCCTGTTCCCATTCATGGGCATCCGGCTGCCCCCCTGGCTTGCCGGCGCCTGCATGGCGGCCTCGTCGGTGAGCGTCGTCTGCTCCTCGCTGCTCCTCCAGCTCTACAAGAAGCCGTTGCACATTGAAGACGCGTCAGTGCCGGGGCCCAGGGATGGCTCGGATTTGGTGTGA
- the LOC133918566 gene encoding fumarylacetoacetase-like, which yields MATEAKQLRSFVEVPAGSHFPIQNLPFGVFRRRGASPARPAVAIGDLALDLAAVADAGLFDGPVLSGAPCFHQETLNMFLGMGRPAWKEARATIQKILSADEPVLRDNEALRKKCLVPMSDIEMLLPMTVGAYTDFFCSVHHARNCGFIFRGPQTPVNPNWFHLPIGYNGRASSVVVSGTDVIRPRGQGHPTGNSTPYFGPSQKLDFELEMAAVVGPGNELGKPIDINDAEEHIFGLVLMNDWSARDIQAWETIPLGPFLGKSFSTTISPWIVTLDALKPFACEAPKQEPEPLPYLAEKNHINYDIPLEVWIKPKDRSDASVVAKTNFKHLYWTVTQQLAHHTVNGCNMRPGDIFATGTLSGPEPDSLGCLLELTWNGQKEIPVGNLTRKFLEDGDEVILTGCCKGEDYNIGFGTCTGKILPSLP from the exons atggcgacggaggcgaagcagctGCGGTCGTTCGTGGAGGTGCCCGCGGGCTCGCACTTCCCCATCCAGAACCTCCCCTTCGGGGTCTTCCGCCGGAGGGGCGCCTCGCCGGCGCGGCCCGCGGTTGCCATCGGGGACCTCGCGCTCgacctcgccgccgtcgccgacgccgGGCTCTTCGACGGGCCCGTCCTCTCCGGCGCCCCCTGCTTCCACCAG GAGACGCTCAACATGTTCTTGGGGATGGGGCGGCCGGCGTGGAAGGAGGCGCGCGCCACGATCCAGAAAATCCTCTCAG CTGACGAGCCAGTCTTGCGTGACAATGAGGCCTTGAGGAAGAAGTGTCTGGTGCCAATG AGTGATATAGAGATGCTTCTACCGATGACAGTAGGAGCGTACACAGACTTCTTTTGTTCTGTGCACCATGCAAGGAATTGCGGGTTTATCTTCCGTGGGCCACAGACTCCAGTTAATCCAAATTG GTTTCATCTTCCAATAGGTTACAATGGACGGGCATCATCTGTAGTTGTGTCCGGAACAGATGTTATTCGACCCAG AGGACAAGGCCATCCAACAGGAAACTCCACACCTTATTTTGGTCCTTCTCAGAAGCTTGATTTTGAACTTGAGATG GCTGCAGTTGTTGGTCCAGGGAATGAATTGGGCAAACCTATTGATATTAATGATGCTGAAGAACATATTTTCGGCCTAGTGTTAATGAATGATTGGAGTG CCAGAGATATTCAGGCTTGGGAGACTATACCTCTTGGACCTTTCCTTGGGAAAAGCTTCA GTACAACAATATCACCTTGGATTGTCACTCTGGATGCTTTAAAGCCTTTTGCCTGTGAGGCTCCTAAGCAG GAACCTGAACCTTTGCCTTACTTAGCTGAAAAGAATCACATAAACTACGACATTCCTCTTGAA GTCTGGATTAAGCCCAAAGATCGAAGTGATGCATCAGTTGTGGCGAAGACTAATTTCAAACATCT GTATTGGACGGTGACGCAGCAGCTAGCACACCACACTGTCAATGGATGCAACATGAGACCGGGTGATATATTTGCAACTGGCACACTCAGTGGACCT GAACCGGATTCTCTGGGGTGTCTGCTGGAGCTAACATGGAATGGACAGAAGGAGATACCGGTTGGAAATTTGACCCGAAAGTTTCTAGAAGATGGGGATGAAGTCATCTTGACAGGCTGTTGCAAG GGTGAAGATTACAACATTGGATTTGGAACCTGCACAGGGAAGATTCTGCCATCGCTCCCTTGA
- the LOC133918567 gene encoding 3-oxoacyl-[acyl-carrier-protein] synthase, mitochondrial isoform X1: MRKQALSATARPLYRLSPPPASVSHTATPPRQRAAPRRMMRFLRRARLLPLLRGLSSTSAAEAAPSLPPPRPSAGRRVVVTGLGAVTPLGRGVGRTWDRLVSGGCAVRALAAEDLRLPGDAAATGRTLEQLPSRVVAAVPRGKGEAEFDEEEWAKGNKSVSGFIAYALCAADEALRDANWLPMEDEKKERTGVSIGGGIGSISDILDASQMIIENRLRRLSPYFIPKILINMASGHVSMRYGFQGPNHAAVTACATGAHSIGDATRMIQFGDADVMVAGGTESSIDALSIAGFSRLRALTTKYNSLPEAASRPFDCGRDGFVIGEGCGVMVLEALDHAKERGAKIYAEIRGYGMSGDAHHITQPQNDGRGAILAMKRALDQSGLHANEIDYLNAHATSTPLGDAVEANAIKSVFGHHATSGGLAFSSTKGAIGHLLGAAGSVEAILTVLAIHNGVAPPTLNLEQPDPLFEGTFMPLAAPKKMPIRAAISNSFGFGGTNASLLFSCLP; encoded by the exons ATGAGAAAGCAGGCATTATCCGCGACGGCGCGACCCCTCTACCGGCTGTCGCCGCCTCCCGCCTCCGTCTCCCACACGGCCACACCGCCTCGTCAACGAGCTGCTCCCCGGCGCATGATGAGGTTCCTCCGACGCGctcgcctcctccccctcctccggggcctctcctccacctcagcggcggaggcggcgccttccctcccgccgccgcgcccgtccgcgggccgccgcgtggtcgTGACGGGGCTCGGGGCCGTCACGCCGCTCGGCCGCGGGGTGGGGCGCACCTGGGACCGCCTCGTGTCTGGGGGCTGCGCGGTGCGCGCGCTCGCCGCAGAGGACCTCCGCCTCCCCGGAGacgcggcggcgacggggagGACGCTCGAGCAGCTCCCGTCCAGGGTCGTCGCCGCTGTGCCGCGCGGGAAGGGCGAGGCCGAGTTCGACGAGGAAGAGTGGGCCAAG GGCAATAAATCTGTATCGGGATTTATAGCATATGCTCTCTGTGCAGCTGATgaggctttgagagatgcaAATTGGTTGCCTATGGAAGatgagaaaaaggaaagaacg GGAGTCTCGATTGGCGGAGGGATTGGAAGCATCTCAGACATTTTAGATGCATCACAGATGATCATTGAAAAC CGTTTACGTCGCCTCAGTCCATATTTCATCCCCAAGATACTGATCAACATGGCATCAGGTCATGTCAGCATGAGATATGGTTTCCAG GGTCCAAACCATGCTGCTGTGACAGCTTGCGCCACTGGTGCACACTCTATTGGTGATGCTACGCGGATGATTCAATTTGGGGATGCTGACGTGATGGTGGCCGGTGGAACAGAGTCTAGCATTGATGCTTTGTCTATAGCTGGATTTTCTAG GTTAAGGGCATTGACTACAAAATACAACTCTCTTCCAGAAGCAGCTTCAAGACCTTTtgattgtggtagagatggattTGT GATTGGTGAAGGTTGTGGGGTCATGGTGTTGGAG GCACTTGATCATGCAAAGGAACGGGGTGCAAAAATTTATGCTGAAATTCGAGGCTATGGAATGTCAG GTGATGCACATCACATAACTCAGCCGCAAAACGATGGTAGAGGTGCTATCTTAGCCATGAAGCGGGCTTTGGACCAG TCAGGGCTTCATGCAAATGAAATTGATTATTTGAATGCGCATGCAACATCAACTCCTCTTG GCGATGCTGTGGAGGCGAATGCAATAAAATCTGTCTTTGGACATCATGCAACATCCGGTGGTCTTGCATTTTCCTCAACAAAG GGAGCAATTGGACATCTGCTAGGGGCAGCTGGATCAGTGGAAGCAATCCTCACCGTGTTAGCGATCCATAAT GGAGTCGCACCACCTACGCTTAACTTGGAGCAGCCAGACCCGCTGTTCGAAGGCACATTCATGCCACTAGCTGCCCCAAAGAAGATGCCTATACGAGCGGCCATCTCCAACTCCTTCGGGTTTGGTGGAACCAACGCGTCGCTTCTCTTCTCGTGCCTGCCATAG
- the LOC133918567 gene encoding 3-oxoacyl-[acyl-carrier-protein] synthase, mitochondrial isoform X2: MRKQALSATARPLYRLSPPPASVSHTATPPRQRAAPRRMMRFLRRARLLPLLRGLSSTSAAEAAPSLPPPRPSAGRRVVVTGLGAVTPLGRGVGRTWDRLVSGGCAVRALAAEDLRLPGDAAATGRTLEQLPSRVVAAVPRGKGEAEFDEEEWAKGNKSVSGFIAYALCAADEALRDANWLPMEDEKKERTGVSIGGGIGSISDILDASQMIIENRLRRLSPYFIPKILINMASGHVSMRYGFQGPNHAAVTACATGAHSIGDATRMIQFGDADVMVAGGTESSIDALSIAGFSRLRALTTKYNSLPEAASRPFDCGRDGFVIGEGCGVMVLEALDHAKERGAKIYAEIRGYGMSGDAHHITQPQNDGRGAILAMKRALDQSGLHANEIDYLNAHATSTPLAYLSDPVPSGTMIKTGTLDLNYN, encoded by the exons ATGAGAAAGCAGGCATTATCCGCGACGGCGCGACCCCTCTACCGGCTGTCGCCGCCTCCCGCCTCCGTCTCCCACACGGCCACACCGCCTCGTCAACGAGCTGCTCCCCGGCGCATGATGAGGTTCCTCCGACGCGctcgcctcctccccctcctccggggcctctcctccacctcagcggcggaggcggcgccttccctcccgccgccgcgcccgtccgcgggccgccgcgtggtcgTGACGGGGCTCGGGGCCGTCACGCCGCTCGGCCGCGGGGTGGGGCGCACCTGGGACCGCCTCGTGTCTGGGGGCTGCGCGGTGCGCGCGCTCGCCGCAGAGGACCTCCGCCTCCCCGGAGacgcggcggcgacggggagGACGCTCGAGCAGCTCCCGTCCAGGGTCGTCGCCGCTGTGCCGCGCGGGAAGGGCGAGGCCGAGTTCGACGAGGAAGAGTGGGCCAAG GGCAATAAATCTGTATCGGGATTTATAGCATATGCTCTCTGTGCAGCTGATgaggctttgagagatgcaAATTGGTTGCCTATGGAAGatgagaaaaaggaaagaacg GGAGTCTCGATTGGCGGAGGGATTGGAAGCATCTCAGACATTTTAGATGCATCACAGATGATCATTGAAAAC CGTTTACGTCGCCTCAGTCCATATTTCATCCCCAAGATACTGATCAACATGGCATCAGGTCATGTCAGCATGAGATATGGTTTCCAG GGTCCAAACCATGCTGCTGTGACAGCTTGCGCCACTGGTGCACACTCTATTGGTGATGCTACGCGGATGATTCAATTTGGGGATGCTGACGTGATGGTGGCCGGTGGAACAGAGTCTAGCATTGATGCTTTGTCTATAGCTGGATTTTCTAG GTTAAGGGCATTGACTACAAAATACAACTCTCTTCCAGAAGCAGCTTCAAGACCTTTtgattgtggtagagatggattTGT GATTGGTGAAGGTTGTGGGGTCATGGTGTTGGAG GCACTTGATCATGCAAAGGAACGGGGTGCAAAAATTTATGCTGAAATTCGAGGCTATGGAATGTCAG GTGATGCACATCACATAACTCAGCCGCAAAACGATGGTAGAGGTGCTATCTTAGCCATGAAGCGGGCTTTGGACCAG TCAGGGCTTCATGCAAATGAAATTGATTATTTGAATGCGCATGCAACATCAACTCCTCTTG CTTATCTTTCTGATCCTGTGCCATCTGGGACAATGATAAAAACTGGCACTTTGGATTTGAACTACAATTAG
- the LOC133918567 gene encoding 3-oxoacyl-[acyl-carrier-protein] synthase, mitochondrial isoform X3, giving the protein MRKQALSATARPLYRLSPPPASVSHTATPPRQRAAPRRMMRFLRRARLLPLLRGLSSTSAAEAAPSLPPPRPSAGRRVVVTGLGAVTPLGRGVGRTWDRLVSGGCAVRALAAEDLRLPGDAAATGRTLEQLPSRVVAAVPRGKGEAEFDEEEWAKGNKSVSGFIAYALCAADEALRDANWLPMEDEKKERTGVSIGGGIGSISDILDASQMIIENRLRRLSPYFIPKILINMASGHVSMRYGFQGPNHAAVTACATGAHSIGDATRMIQFGDADVMVAGGTESSIDALSIAGFSRLRALTTKYNSLPEAASRPFDCGRDGFVIGEGCGVMVLEALDHAKERGAKIYAEIRGYGMSGDAHHITQPQNDGRGAILAMKRALDQSGLHANEIDYLNAHATSTPLGKYSQMPGKRHLDQH; this is encoded by the exons ATGAGAAAGCAGGCATTATCCGCGACGGCGCGACCCCTCTACCGGCTGTCGCCGCCTCCCGCCTCCGTCTCCCACACGGCCACACCGCCTCGTCAACGAGCTGCTCCCCGGCGCATGATGAGGTTCCTCCGACGCGctcgcctcctccccctcctccggggcctctcctccacctcagcggcggaggcggcgccttccctcccgccgccgcgcccgtccgcgggccgccgcgtggtcgTGACGGGGCTCGGGGCCGTCACGCCGCTCGGCCGCGGGGTGGGGCGCACCTGGGACCGCCTCGTGTCTGGGGGCTGCGCGGTGCGCGCGCTCGCCGCAGAGGACCTCCGCCTCCCCGGAGacgcggcggcgacggggagGACGCTCGAGCAGCTCCCGTCCAGGGTCGTCGCCGCTGTGCCGCGCGGGAAGGGCGAGGCCGAGTTCGACGAGGAAGAGTGGGCCAAG GGCAATAAATCTGTATCGGGATTTATAGCATATGCTCTCTGTGCAGCTGATgaggctttgagagatgcaAATTGGTTGCCTATGGAAGatgagaaaaaggaaagaacg GGAGTCTCGATTGGCGGAGGGATTGGAAGCATCTCAGACATTTTAGATGCATCACAGATGATCATTGAAAAC CGTTTACGTCGCCTCAGTCCATATTTCATCCCCAAGATACTGATCAACATGGCATCAGGTCATGTCAGCATGAGATATGGTTTCCAG GGTCCAAACCATGCTGCTGTGACAGCTTGCGCCACTGGTGCACACTCTATTGGTGATGCTACGCGGATGATTCAATTTGGGGATGCTGACGTGATGGTGGCCGGTGGAACAGAGTCTAGCATTGATGCTTTGTCTATAGCTGGATTTTCTAG GTTAAGGGCATTGACTACAAAATACAACTCTCTTCCAGAAGCAGCTTCAAGACCTTTtgattgtggtagagatggattTGT GATTGGTGAAGGTTGTGGGGTCATGGTGTTGGAG GCACTTGATCATGCAAAGGAACGGGGTGCAAAAATTTATGCTGAAATTCGAGGCTATGGAATGTCAG GTGATGCACATCACATAACTCAGCCGCAAAACGATGGTAGAGGTGCTATCTTAGCCATGAAGCGGGCTTTGGACCAG TCAGGGCTTCATGCAAATGAAATTGATTATTTGAATGCGCATGCAACATCAACTCCTCTTGGTAAGTACTCACAAATGCCTGGCAAAAGACATCTGGATCAACATTGA